CAGCCGGCCATGAACACCAGGCGCTCGTTGGGCGGAAACCAACCGCTTGGGCCGTGTTCAACCACGTCCACGCTGCGGGCGCCGGCCGCGGCGGGCGGCGGGTCGCGCGGATCAGGGTCCGCGCGCCGCGTGGGCACCGTCGGCGCGCCCACCTGGCGTGTGGCGCTGGCCGAGTGGCAGCAGTCGAACAGGAGCACCACGTTGTCGGTTTTTGCCAGCAGCGCATCCACCCACTCCTTGATCTCATCGTCGGTGATGTCGAACACCTGGCGGCCTGGGTCACGGGTGTCGTGGGGCAGGATAGTCTCATCCATGCCGTCTTCTTCATCGCCATGCACGTCGCGCATCTGCGATCCGTGGCCGCTGTACTGGATGAAGACGGTATCGCCGGCCTGCGTCTGTTCGGTCAAGCCATGCCAGGCGGCCGTGATGGCCTGGCGGGTGGCCTGCTCGTTGATGAGCAAAACGGCGTTGCGTTCTTCGAAGCCGAAGCGGCTGGTCAGCAGTTGACGCATCGCGCGAATGTCATTTTCGCAGCCTGCCAGATTGGGCAGAAACGGCCCGGCATGGCGATACTTGTCAACCGCAATATGCAAGGATCGGCGCACGCCGCCCGTGGTCGTGATGCTCGATGGAGCCATGATTACCTCCTGGAGAAATAGAGCCTGACGTATGGTCCACATAACCGTGAGCGCGCCGGGCACTGGAGACCGCCCGGCCAGCGTAGCATACAGGCAAGCAGAAACTTTGTCAACTGACAGCTTGACAAAAACAGGCCTGGCAGGTATACTCTGCCCTGACTTGGGGCTGTAGCTCAGTTGGGAGAGCGCATCAATCGCACTGATGAGGTCAGGGGTTCGAATCCCCTTAGCTCCACTGTTCGGAATCATCGGTTTTGTAAGTTTCGGGGCTGTAGCTCAGTTGGGAGAGCACTACGCTGGCAGTGTAGGTGTCAGGGGTTCGAGTCCCCTCAGCTCCACCTCATGACCTCTCGCTGTTGCGGGGGGTCTTTTTTTGGGTGCAATCGGGGGCGCCGGAGGCAATCGGGGCTGATTTTGGGGTTTCTCTACCGATGGTTATAATGCAGGCGTTGTGATTGCCGCCCGCCTGTCCCCATTCCTTGTGGAGGTACTGCCATGCTTGCCCATGATGCGCACGTCTCCTGGCGCCGGTTTGGCCCCCAGTTAGGCGCCAGCCTGCTGCTGGCGTTGGGCCTTCTGCTGGGATGGGGGGCGTTGGCCGCAGCCAGCAGTTCACAACCGATTCTGCTATTCAGCCTGCACGTGGAGGCGGGTCAGTTCAGACTGACGGCCATCGAGGGCCGCACCGGTTTCATGCCAGACAATGGCAGCCCGGTGGACACGAATGACCTCTACACGCTGCTTTTGCTTGACGCCAGGGGAAACGCGTTGGCGACGCAGCAGTTTGCCCTGGGCCGGACCGTCTGGGGTGCGCCCTGGGCAGATGAGCCGGAAGCTCCACATCCGGTGGTGATGCCAGCCGTCCTGGAAACAGTTGTGACGGCGCCCGATCTACCCGGCGCCGATGGCATCGAAATCTACGATCTGAACGGCACGTTGTTGCTGCGCGAGACAGGGCTGCATGACCGGGTGCAACGCGCAGGCGAATCCCCTACGACGATCTGGGAAGACATTTCGACCCCTTGCTGTGGCGACAACTGCCTGGACCTGCTCTTCCTGGGCGATGATTACACGACGACCGCCAGCCTGGACATGTTTCGCTCCGATGTGTCCTATATGGCAAACTACTTCCGCCAGGTGGAACCGTACAGCGCGCGCCCGAATGTGATCAACGTGCGCGCGATTGCGAGCACGACCGATCTGGAGTGTAACTACAACTGCTTTGGCACCCCGCGCCTGATCTGCTGTAACGGTAACATCATCTTGCCCCTCGCCAGCCAGGCCCCCCATGATAAAATTATCGTGTTGGTCAACAATAACGAGTATGGCGGTTCGGGCAGCGTGAACTTTGCCGTCGCCTACCATCGCTTCCCGCAGTACGGACCGCAAGTTGCCATTCATGAGTTCAGCCACAGTTTCGCCCTGCTCGGCGATGAGTACAGTTTTGGTCCCAACAATGGAGGCAATCCCCTGCGTGCAAATTGTGACGACAATGCCAGTTGCCCCCGTTGGAATGGGATGCCCGGCACGAGTTGTATTCCTGGCTGCACCTACAACGAGTGGTACCGGGCGACCAACGACTGTCTGATGCTGCGCATCCGCAGCGAGCCGGCCAGCGGCGTCTTCTGCCCGGTCTGCCGCGCCATTATCGGCGGCTACCTGGCGCCCTTCAGCGACGCCTGGTCGGACACTGACTGCGATGGGGCCACCGATGTGTTGGATATCACCCGCGTGGCTCGCGCCTGGAACGATTTTGCGCAGAATGGCAGCTATGACCCCAACTTCGACGTAGACAACGGCGGCACGGGCGATGGCGACATTGATATCGTTGACGTGTCGCTGGTGTCCGGACATCTGACCCTGTAAAGCTTCATCGTTTAACTCCCGCTGCTTGACTCCCGCTGCTTAGTTCAATCTTGTCTCGGAAAGGAAAAATTTATGGTCTCTTCTTTTACCCGCCGGGCCACCCTGGCCTGGCGCCTGACGCGCGTCGATGAGTTTCTTGCCTTCGTTCTGGTGACGACTTTTTTTGGATTCAATGTCGCCGGCGCTTTTCAGTTCTCGATTCCTCTTGTAGCCACGCTGCTGGGTAACCTGTTGGCTGTGGCGTTTGCCTTCATGATCAACGATGTCGAAGATGCGGATGATGACGCACGCGACGCCAAGAAAGTACATCGTAACCCCATCTCGGCCGGTCATGTGGCGCCGCGGACCGCCTATATTGCCTGTTTTCTGGTGGCTATGGGGTCGGCGGCATTCTATGCCGTGGCCGGCTGGCGTCCTTTCGTGCTGGGCGTTCTGTGTCTCTTGCTCGGCCTGTTGTATTCCTGGCGCGCGGTGCGCCTGAAGGCCATTCCGGGCGCGGACCTGGCTTCGCACGTGCTTCTCCTGGCCGCGCTGCAATTCCTGTGCGCTTATTTCACCTTCGATGTGAGCGGCTGGCGCTGGCTGCTGCCGTGTGGGTTTGTCGTCGCCGTCTCGTTGTACGGCCAGCTTTTCAACCAACTGCGCGATCTCGAATGTGATCGCCAGGCGGGCTTTGTCAACACCGTGGGGCTGGCCGGCGAACGATTTGCCCATATTTTGGTCTACGGCATGATTGTGCTGGCCCTGGCCCTGCTGGTGGCCTGTGTGGCGTTGGGCATCGTGCCGGTGCGGGTGATGGTCGTGGCTTTTGTGCTGGCGCCCTTTGTCCTGATCCGCCAATTGCGCCAATCCGACTCGCGCCGATTTCAGGGCGATACCACCGGGCCTTTCCAGGAACCGGCCCTGATCATCGGTGTGGTCACGCTGCTGGCCTGGTGGTTCGGCGGCATGGTGGGCGCCCCTTTAATGTAGAACCAGCCCGCGGCCCGTAGGTCACGTCTCCGGCGTGACGGCGCTGCCCTGGCTGGTCAACCTCTCGCCCTGGCTGGTCAACCTCTCGCACCGGTTCGGGATTTCCGGCGCAGCCGCGGCCCGTAGGTCACGTCTCCGGCGTGACCGCGCTGCCCTGGCTGGTCAACCTCTCGCACCGGTTCGGGATTTCCGGCGCAGCGACCATGCCCCGGCCAGCAGCACGGCGAGCAGCGCTATCCCAACCAATGCAAACTTGACGCTGGCGAACACGCCGGCCAGGAGAGACAGCGGGCCAGCCGATGGCATGGTCGCCACTACGGCGAGCAGGCAGATGTTTTCGAGGATATCGAGCGCGCCGGCGATCAGCGGCAGCGGCGTCAGGCGGCGCAGGGCGGGCGCCCACGAGGTCAAGCGCGGGCTGGCCGCCAACTGCACGAGCAGCGCGGTCAGGCCGCCGGCATAGCCCACGATGAAGAGGAAATCGAGCCACAGCGCCCGGCGGGCCAGGTCACTGCCGCCGGCCGGCCAGGCCTGAATGAGGGTCGCGGCGCGCTCCGCTGAAAAAGCCAGTTCCAGCTCGATGATGCCGCCGGCAGCCCCGGCGGCTTTCAATTGGGTCTCGATTCCCTGGAAGATGATGAAGAGGATCAGGACGATCAACAGAGCCAGGAGCGTGAACGCACGCAGCCAGCCGCGGTGGGTCATGGCGCCCCTAACTCCTGGGGCTGATTCACCGGGCTGGACTCCGCCGGCACATCGTCGCGTGTCAGCCAGGTGTCGAGCAGCAGCAGTCCAACTCCCACGACCACCAGGCTGTCGGCCACATTGAAGACCGGCCAGTCGAACGTGTCGCCAATGTGCCAGTGAATGAAATCTACCACGAAGCCGTACATGAGCCGATCCAGCAGGTTGTTACCCACGGCGCCGGTGGCAATGGCGGTGAACGCGGCCAGCATCAGCGGTCGCCGTGGCGCAGCCAGGACATACCAGGCGATGACGGCCAGCGTCGTCAGGCTGACAGCCACGATGAGCGGCGTGCGAATCGTTTCCGGAATCCAGCCGGTCAGATTGAAGGCCGATTCCCGGTTTTCGACGTACTGAAAATCCCAATAGCCCGGAATGAAGGCCACGCCGGGCGTTCCCTTTAGTTGGGTGATCGCCAGGCGTTTGCTGAACTGGTCAAGGGCCAGCAGCGGCAATACGCCGAGAATAATCATGACTAACTGACGCACATTTGGTTTCGACACAATCACCTTCCTGGAGCCTGACCGCTGGCCGCGCTGCATCCCTGCATCCCTTGCGGACAGGCCCGCGGCTTTTCTTGAGCGCGTTCCCCGCTCCGCGGCTATTGTACCACAACCTGCCGTTTGGACTGAACCGCGACCGGTGCATAGCACACTTTTTTGCTCTCGCCCGCTCTCGCCTATAATGTCTGCCGCAAGACGTTTTATCATCCTTGACTCAGGAGTCTCATCATGCGTTCACTGAACGGCAAGACGGTTCTCATCACCGGCGCCAGCAGCGGCATTGGCGCGGCGTGCGCACACGCGTTCGCCGGCCTTGAGGCGCGGCTGCTGCTGGCTGCGCGGCGGCTCGACCGGCTGCAGAAGTTGGCCGCGGCCATCTACGCCCAGCATGGGGTCGAAGTGCATACGATCCAACTGGATGTGCGTGACCAGCCGGCTGTCGAGGCCGCCATCGGCGGTTTGCCCGCGGCCTGGGCCGTCGTGGACATCCTCGTCAACAACGCGGGCCTCAGCCGCGGGCTGGACAAGCTGCACGAAGGCAAGCTGGCCGATTGGGAAGAGATGATTGACACCAACATCAAGGGCCTGCTCTACGTCAGCCGGGCCGTCATTCCGGGCATGGTGGCGCGCCGCTCTGGACATGTCATCAACATCGGTTCCATCGCCGGGCACCAGGTTTATCCGAGCGGGAATGTCTACAGTGCGACCAAACACGCGGTGAACGCGCTGACGCAGGGCATGCGCATAGACCTGCTGGGCACGGGCGTGCGGGTAAGTACGGTGGACCCCGGCATGGTGGAGACAGAATTCAGCCAGGTGCGCTTCCACGGCGACGAGACTCGTGCGGCCAAAGTCTACCAGGGACTGACCCCCTTGACCCCGGACGATGTGGCGGACGCCGTCGTCTACTGCGCCACCCGCCCCGACCACGTCAATATCAACGAGATCATCATCATGCCGACGGCGCAGGCTACGGTGACCATGGTCGCACGCGTACCGTAATGATTGAAATTACCGGTTTGGAATGAGCTGTCTCCACGTTGCCCTGATTTGTTCGGGTGACCAGTCCTGCTCCAGCAGCCAACCGATGGCCGCGCTGCAGCCGCGACAGAACGTCTCGCTGTCGAGGGTATCTATCTGAGTCAGGGGGGGCCAGTGTGCCGGTGTGGAATCGGTGCGCAGCGTAAAGGTGAGAATGGTATCGTGTTTGAGCGCGTTGAGATTGGCGATGTGTGCGGAGATAGGATTTTCGGAAAACACCACGTGTGCGTTGACGAGGCAAAATCCAGCCTGACGTAGAGCCAGGGTCAGCTCCGCCCAGGCGTTGGGGTCCCAGTGATGAAACGTGAAAACCAGCCGACCGGTCCCTGGTTTGAGGACGCGAGCGCATTCACGCAGAATGCCGCCCAGAATTGCCATGAAACTGGTGTCCCCATTGGCTGCCGTTGATGCCACTGCGCTGTGGGCTGTGTCGTAAGTCCAATTGGCTTCGGTTGGCAGCAGCCGCGCCAGCCAGACGCGAAAAAAGGCCGCCAGGTCGCTGTACTGAACACTGTCGTAATAGGGAGGGTCGGTGACAATCAGGTCCACCCCGTGATCTTTTAGGGGCAGGCGGCGTGAGTCGCCGTGGATCAGCCAGAATGCTTGCTCGCTGTTCTGCAGGGATGACTCGTCTGTTACTTCGATGCCGCCATCTACTTCGCCCACGATTTTGACCTGCTGCCATTGACGATTGGCGTCCAATTTGCGTTCGACAGGCGCCAGCGCCCATTGTCGCCCGCGCTCGATGCGGTCACGAAAGAGGGCCTGCAGATTTCCCGAGGCTCGCCGTCCATTGACCGGATTGTTCTCGGCCGCCGTGTATTGAAACACATAGGCATGCAGACCAAACACATGGCGAATTGCGCCCGGCCGGTTCTTGAACCAACCTTTGTAACCGCACAGCATGGCGTTGAACTCAAGCGAGGTCGAGATCAACAGGGCCAGATTGAGTCTGACGACATCTCGATAGCCCTGCACCAGTCGGACGGCATGATACAGGTAGAGGAGTTGGCGCGACGAGAAGAGGTCGAGGTAGGAACGCACCTGGCGTGTCAACAAATCACTAGATTTTGGACCAGGAGCAATGTCGAAAGCGCACAACGGGCTGAAATCGAGCTGGCAGCGTAACGCGTCTGCCGACCGCAGCCTGGTCAAATCGGCTTCAGCGGGCGACCGAAAGAAGAATCCGTGCTCAGGGCATTGGCCGGCAATGGCGATAGGCGCGTAACGTGCGTAGAAGGGCAGATCGAACCGTTCGGCGTATTTCTGGCCGCAGGTGGTGCAAGCAGCATCGTCCTTGGTGACGAGGCGCACCGGGCTGGCTGCGCCGGCCGGCGATGCAGTGTCGTCACTAACAGCCCATGTTTCGGGCCAGATGCGAATCACGCGCCCAGCCTCATGGCGCAGGTCGAATTGATCAACCTGAACCACGTCACCACAAGCACATTGCTTGCGTAGACCGTACAGGGTAAACTGCGAATCCACCGTCTGTGCGCACTCTGGACATTCGGTTTGATAATAGGAGCCGGTCAACCGGTGTAGATCGTGAAAGAAAGCATGGAAGGCCGCGCGTAGTTCGTTGAGCGGCGCCTGCGTCAACGACGCGCGCGCCTGGACAATGGGAATGGGATCAACATCGGCGCCGATCACACTGGCGCCCAGTCGCAGCGCCTCATGCAGCGTGGTTCCCCCGCCCATCATGGGGTCGAGCACGACCTTGCCTGCCAGACCGCCTGGCGCGTAGTAGTCTCGGCGTTGAGGGTCGCTGACGAACTGCTTGAGGATGGTGCGAAAGGTGGAGCCGCAGCGCCGCGCCCACCATTTGTGCAAATAGGTGTTGGGGCGAAAGAGGTGCTTGTTGAACGCCTCGACTTCGGCCAGCGCGTTGGCGAACTCCTCAGGAAACGGGGCATTCACCATGAGACCCTGATCGGGCGCATGGGCCAGTTCATCGAAAGTCAGTTGACGCGTGTATGGCGTGGTCATGGCCCCAATTGTAGCACATGACCGGCGGGTGCGGCGAAATCGGGGCCGGCCATGCCTGTTTCCGTGCTGTCACGCTCCTTCCCGTATTTTCTCAATTTGTAGGGGCGCACCCTTGCGGTCGCCCGCGCTGGCAGGCGCTATTGAAGGAACAGGAGCGCAGTGATATAATACAGGTGCGTTCTAGGTTCGAATCAATCTTTTCTGCAGAATGGCAGTGAGGTTCGGTAATAGGGAAGTTGAAAGGTACGTAACAACAATGCCGGTCATCCTTCGCGAAAGAGGATATGAGTCTTCAGATGAATACACCACTTGTTACGATCAACACACGTTCGCGCAATGGACGGTCTCGTTCTGTCATTGTTCCTGTGTCAGTTCCCGATCTCGATGATGTGAGGGCGCTGGCTGTGCAGCTCCATCGCGGCGGCAAATCGTATCAGGGCCGCATGTGGGGATGGGAAGTTACCTATGAGCCAGAATTCGATGAGCCGCGTGCCGAAGTTGAAGTCCCTGATGGCCGAGGTGGATTCATCACGCAAATGATGCGAGTGTGGGCGCCGGCAAGTTTCACGATTGGTGAGAGTGGTGTCTGGTTTTTTTCGCTCCTGTGGGAAAATGGCGCCGACGGAGAGCCTGTCGAATTTCTTGACGACCGCAATATCCTGGAAGAAGCCTGAACCGATGGATTGTCGCGTGGGTTGCGGGGCCTGTTGCATCGCCCTTTCGATTTCATCCCCGATTCCTGGTATGCCCAGCGGCAAGCCGGCCGGGGTGCGCTGTGTGCAGTTGACGGCCGATAACCGCTGCCTGTTGTTTGGCCTGCCCACGCGGCCATTGGTCTGCACACGGCTGCGCCCCATGCCAGAGATGTGCCGCGACTCTGCCGACGAGGCCCTGACCTGGTTGACCTGGCTGGAGCAGGTGACAGCACCGACCGACGCCCTGACCCTTTTCAGGCTTGACGGCGATCCGGCCTGAATTGGCCTGGGCGACGCCTCGCGCTTTGTCAACGCCTCTAACACTTTCCTAACACTGCGCTAGCGCAAATCTAACACAAGACGACTAGAATAGAGCACGTAGTCTGGACACGCCCCCGGACAACGTGCCCTTTTTGTCATGCAAGCACGGAAATCAGGTGCAGGCAAAGGCTGGTTGCTGAGTTCACATAGACATGGCATCAGTGGAGGAAAGCGATGGGAAAAATTGTAGGCATTGACCTGGGAACGACGAATTCTTGTATTGCCGTGGTAGAAGGCGGCGACGTGACGGTGATCCCGAACGCGGAGGGCGGCCGCACCACTCCGTCGGTGGTGGCGTTCACTAAGACCGGGGAGCGCCTGGTTGGGCAGACGGCCAAACGCCAGGCGGTGGTAAATCCGGAAAACACTGTTTTTTCGATCAAACGTTTTATGGGACGCCGCGTGGCGGAGACGCAGAGCGAGCAGAAAATGGCGCCCTATCCTGTCATCGAAGGCCCGGCGGGCGATGCGCGGGTGCGTCTGCCCATCAACGGCAAGACGCATACGCCGCAGGAAATCTCGGCCATGATTCTGCAGAAGCTCAAGACAGACGCGGAGACCTACCTGGGCGAGCCGGTGACCGAGGCGGTGATTACGGTGCCGGCCTATTTCAACGACGCACAGCGCCAGGCCACGAAGGACGCCGGCAAGATTGCCGGTCTCGATGTCAAGCGCATCATCAATGAACCGACGGCCGCGGCGCTGGCCTATGGCCTGGACAAGAAGACCAATGAGACGATCCTGGTCTTCGACCTGGGCGGCGGCACCTTCGATGTGTCGGTGCTGGAAGTGGGCGAAGGCGTGATCGAGGTCAAGTCCACCAATGGGGACACCCACTTGGGCGGCGATGATTGGGATCAGCGCATCATCGCTCATGTGGCCGATGAGTTTCGCAAGGAGAATGGGATTGACCTGCGCCAGGACCGCCAGGCGCTGCAACGTCTCAAGGAAGCGAGCGAGAAGGCCAAGATCGAACTGTCGAGCGTGATGGAGACGGACATCAATCTGCCGTTCATCACCGCAGACTCGGCCGGGCCAAAACATCTGCAGATTCGCCTGACGCGTGCCCGCTTCGAACAGTTGACGGCCGACCTGGTGGAGCGCTGCGTCAAGCCGTTCAAGCAGGCGCTGGAGGATGCACGCCTGCAAGCGCAGGACTTGAAGGAAGTGGTGCTGGTGGGCGGCGCGACGCGTATGCCGATGATCCAGGACCTGGTGCGCAGGTTGACGAATGGCAAGGAGCCGCACAAGGGGGTCAACCCGGACGAGGTGGTTGCCATCGGTGCGGCGTTGCAGGGCGGCGTTCTGGGCGGCGCGGTCAAGGATGTGCTGCTGCTCGACGTGACGCCGCTGAGCCTGGGCGTCGAGACACTGGGCAGCGTCATGACGCCGGTCATCGAGCGCAACTCGACGATTCCGATCAAGAAGAGTCAGGTTTTCAGCACGGCAGAGGATGGGCAAACGGCCGTGACGATTCACGTGCTGCAGGGCGAACGCCCCCTGGCAAGCGACAATATCAGCCTGGGGATGTTCAACCTGGAAGGGCTGCCGCCTGCGCCGCGTGGTCTGCCGCAGGTGGAGGTGACCTTCGACATTGATGCGAACGGCATCCTGCATGTGGCGGCTAAGGACAAAGCTACGGGCAGCGAGCAATCCATCCGCATCACGGCCTCTACAAATCTGAAGAAGGATGATGTGGAGCGCATGGTGCGTGAGGCGGAACGCAATGCAACCACCGACAAGCGACGCAAGGAACTGATCGAGGCGCGCAACAATGCCGATGCCCTGATCTACACGGTGGAAAAGGCGCTGCGCGATCTGGGCGACAAGGTGCCTTCTGCCGATCGGAGGCGCATCGAGGAGCAAGTGACCGCGCTGCGTAAGCTGAAGGAGGGCGAGGATACGGCCGCCATTCGCCAGGCCAGCGAGCAGCTACAGCAGGCCAGCTATGCGCTTTCACAGCAGATGTACAGCCAGGCTGGCGGCGGTCCCACGAACGGTCACGGCCCAACCGGCGCCGACGGCTATGACCAGGGCGACCGGCGCAGCGACGAAGATGTAGTCGAAGGCGAGTTCAGGCCGGTCTAACCTTCTGAGAATTCGGAGGTCTGCTTTGCAGGCTTCCGAATTCTTCAGCAGT
This portion of the Candidatus Amarolinea dominans genome encodes:
- a CDS encoding UbiA family prenyltransferase, coding for MVSSFTRRATLAWRLTRVDEFLAFVLVTTFFGFNVAGAFQFSIPLVATLLGNLLAVAFAFMINDVEDADDDARDAKKVHRNPISAGHVAPRTAYIACFLVAMGSAAFYAVAGWRPFVLGVLCLLLGLLYSWRAVRLKAIPGADLASHVLLLAALQFLCAYFTFDVSGWRWLLPCGFVVAVSLYGQLFNQLRDLECDRQAGFVNTVGLAGERFAHILVYGMIVLALALLVACVALGIVPVRVMVVAFVLAPFVLIRQLRQSDSRRFQGDTTGPFQEPALIIGVVTLLAWWFGGMVGAPLM
- the lspA gene encoding signal peptidase II, whose protein sequence is MSKPNVRQLVMIILGVLPLLALDQFSKRLAITQLKGTPGVAFIPGYWDFQYVENRESAFNLTGWIPETIRTPLIVAVSLTTLAVIAWYVLAAPRRPLMLAAFTAIATGAVGNNLLDRLMYGFVVDFIHWHIGDTFDWPVFNVADSLVVVGVGLLLLDTWLTRDDVPAESSPVNQPQELGAP
- a CDS encoding SDR family NAD(P)-dependent oxidoreductase, with product MRSLNGKTVLITGASSGIGAACAHAFAGLEARLLLAARRLDRLQKLAAAIYAQHGVEVHTIQLDVRDQPAVEAAIGGLPAAWAVVDILVNNAGLSRGLDKLHEGKLADWEEMIDTNIKGLLYVSRAVIPGMVARRSGHVINIGSIAGHQVYPSGNVYSATKHAVNALTQGMRIDLLGTGVRVSTVDPGMVETEFSQVRFHGDETRAAKVYQGLTPLTPDDVADAVVYCATRPDHVNINEIIIMPTAQATVTMVARVP
- a CDS encoding YkgJ family cysteine cluster protein; translation: MDCRVGCGACCIALSISSPIPGMPSGKPAGVRCVQLTADNRCLLFGLPTRPLVCTRLRPMPEMCRDSADEALTWLTWLEQVTAPTDALTLFRLDGDPA
- the dnaK gene encoding molecular chaperone DnaK, coding for MGKIVGIDLGTTNSCIAVVEGGDVTVIPNAEGGRTTPSVVAFTKTGERLVGQTAKRQAVVNPENTVFSIKRFMGRRVAETQSEQKMAPYPVIEGPAGDARVRLPINGKTHTPQEISAMILQKLKTDAETYLGEPVTEAVITVPAYFNDAQRQATKDAGKIAGLDVKRIINEPTAAALAYGLDKKTNETILVFDLGGGTFDVSVLEVGEGVIEVKSTNGDTHLGGDDWDQRIIAHVADEFRKENGIDLRQDRQALQRLKEASEKAKIELSSVMETDINLPFITADSAGPKHLQIRLTRARFEQLTADLVERCVKPFKQALEDARLQAQDLKEVVLVGGATRMPMIQDLVRRLTNGKEPHKGVNPDEVVAIGAALQGGVLGGAVKDVLLLDVTPLSLGVETLGSVMTPVIERNSTIPIKKSQVFSTAEDGQTAVTIHVLQGERPLASDNISLGMFNLEGLPPAPRGLPQVEVTFDIDANGILHVAAKDKATGSEQSIRITASTNLKKDDVERMVREAERNATTDKRRKELIEARNNADALIYTVEKALRDLGDKVPSADRRRIEEQVTALRKLKEGEDTAAIRQASEQLQQASYALSQQMYSQAGGGPTNGHGPTGADGYDQGDRRSDEDVVEGEFRPV